A part of Bacillota bacterium genomic DNA contains:
- a CDS encoding acetate--CoA ligase family protein, with protein sequence MSDRSDNPLHKIMNPRSIATVGAGNNPFKMGTLQALSIIKDGFKGKFLPVHPSDRTVLGYPAYPSVADLPEVPDLALFIVPTAMVVPLLADFGKIGTRYAVVSTAGFREIGTEGGELEKKLRETADRYGIRFLGPNCIGLINAHLPLNITVMTLDQKPGALGMASQSGTYITQTLAYLRRRGFHFSKAISVGNEANIDIVDALEYLGEDEETKAIALYIEGIKDGDRFIEVARKVTSRKPVVAQYVGGTEAGARAGSSHTGAMAGPDYLYEGIFKQAGVIRVHSVGDLYAHGWALATQPPLKGKRIAVLTNSGGPGTAIANTCNAGGLDVPRFSEGLQKKIRPMLEDHAQCLNPVDMTFNMDTLSLARNIPELIIKSNEVDGIIIHGVMGSGFLTELFPHLKDITGARSEEDLIELLGVVEEEMEEVSNYPRSLSIPFLVSSFLDRHDNFNQGYRDQGVPVYDGPEKAAQAMIALMKHLEVRNREERKAPVIPVRSQEAAAIITAALQDGQEALDEHQSKQVLAAYGIPTAPESLVATEEEAVEAARRLGFPVVLKGCSAEIMHKTEAGLIHLRLGDEEEVRKSFAAIREAAGDVGILVSKMVAGEREFVMGMTRYRGFGPIVMFGLGGVFTEALQDNAFRVAPLSAAEAREMIHDIRGRKLLGPFRKMPAVNISELGAMLQAVGFIGMLHPEIKEIDINPVIISGSDPVAVDALIVTG encoded by the coding sequence ATGTCTGATAGAAGTGACAATCCGTTACACAAGATAATGAACCCGCGTTCCATCGCCACGGTGGGAGCGGGTAACAATCCTTTCAAGATGGGAACCTTGCAGGCTCTGAGTATCATCAAGGATGGTTTCAAGGGAAAGTTCTTGCCTGTTCACCCCTCTGACAGGACTGTCCTTGGCTATCCGGCTTACCCGTCCGTGGCCGATCTGCCCGAGGTGCCCGACCTGGCTCTGTTCATCGTTCCCACCGCCATGGTAGTTCCGTTGCTTGCCGATTTTGGCAAGATCGGTACCCGCTATGCGGTTGTAAGCACGGCTGGTTTCAGGGAGATCGGTACCGAAGGCGGCGAACTGGAGAAGAAATTGAGGGAGACGGCCGATAGATACGGTATCCGTTTTCTGGGGCCCAACTGTATAGGACTGATCAATGCCCATCTGCCTTTGAATATAACGGTCATGACTCTGGATCAGAAACCGGGTGCACTGGGCATGGCTTCCCAGAGCGGAACTTACATCACACAGACGCTTGCATACCTGAGGCGCAGAGGATTCCATTTCAGCAAGGCCATAAGCGTTGGCAATGAGGCCAACATCGACATTGTTGATGCGTTGGAATATCTGGGTGAAGATGAGGAGACGAAGGCTATTGCTCTCTACATTGAGGGGATCAAGGACGGTGACCGTTTCATAGAGGTGGCGCGCAAGGTTACATCCCGGAAGCCGGTTGTCGCCCAGTACGTGGGGGGGACCGAGGCGGGGGCGCGTGCCGGGTCAAGCCATACGGGGGCGATGGCCGGGCCGGACTATCTCTACGAGGGGATCTTCAAACAGGCGGGGGTCATAAGGGTTCATTCCGTGGGGGATCTTTATGCTCACGGCTGGGCGCTGGCAACACAACCGCCGTTGAAAGGAAAAAGGATCGCCGTGCTCACCAATTCGGGCGGGCCGGGAACGGCGATTGCCAATACCTGCAATGCTGGCGGCCTGGATGTGCCTCGTTTTTCGGAGGGGCTGCAGAAAAAGATCAGGCCGATGCTGGAAGATCACGCGCAATGCCTGAACCCGGTGGATATGACTTTCAATATGGATACCCTGTCACTGGCACGGAATATTCCGGAATTGATCATCAAGAGCAACGAGGTGGATGGGATTATCATCCACGGGGTGATGGGAAGTGGGTTTCTCACGGAGTTGTTTCCCCATCTGAAAGATATAACGGGGGCCAGGAGTGAGGAAGACCTTATCGAGTTGCTGGGGGTGGTGGAGGAAGAGATGGAGGAGGTATCAAACTATCCACGGTCATTGTCCATTCCTTTTCTGGTATCTTCATTTCTTGATCGCCACGACAATTTCAACCAGGGCTACCGGGATCAGGGTGTTCCCGTGTATGATGGCCCCGAGAAGGCAGCGCAGGCGATGATCGCCCTGATGAAACACCTGGAGGTGCGCAATCGCGAGGAGAGGAAGGCACCTGTTATACCGGTTCGGTCACAAGAAGCGGCGGCGATCATCACCGCGGCACTGCAGGATGGCCAGGAAGCCCTTGATGAGCATCAGTCGAAGCAGGTGCTTGCTGCTTACGGGATCCCGACAGCACCCGAAAGTCTTGTTGCCACGGAGGAGGAGGCAGTGGAGGCAGCACGCCGATTGGGGTTCCCGGTGGTTCTCAAGGGATGTTCCGCAGAGATCATGCACAAGACAGAGGCGGGGTTGATCCATCTCCGCCTGGGGGATGAGGAAGAGGTGCGGAAATCTTTTGCAGCAATAAGGGAGGCGGCCGGGGATGTGGGGATTCTGGTTTCAAAGATGGTCGCCGGGGAAAGAGAATTCGTGATGGGGATGACCAGGTACAGGGGTTTTGGCCCCATCGTCATGTTCGGGCTAGGCGGTGTCTTCACGGAGGCCCTGCAGGACAATGCTTTCCGGGTGGCGCCCTTGAGTGCGGCGGAAGCCAGGGAGATGATCCATGATATACGGGGCCGGAAGTTGCTGGGGCCCTTCCGGAAAATGCCGGCGGTGAATATCTCCGAACTTGGTGCCATGTTGCAGGCGGTCGGTTTCATCGGCATGCTTCATCCGGAGATAAAGGAAATAGATATCAACCCCGTCATCATCAGCGGTTCCGATCCGGTGGCGGTGGACGCTCTTATCGTTACAGGGTAG
- a CDS encoding DUF5320 family protein — MPAFDGTGPSGRGRRTGHGRGLCIDRTSGMPRRQRISQPGASGSQGARFWGLGPGQRRVRNPGSGPERAWRRRPPR; from the coding sequence ATGCCGGCTTTTGATGGAACCGGCCCCTCCGGAAGAGGAAGAAGGACAGGTCACGGCCGCGGATTATGCATCGACAGAACCTCCGGAATGCCGAGACGGCAACGCATTTCACAACCGGGGGCATCTGGCAGTCAAGGTGCGCGTTTTTGGGGCCTCGGCCCCGGGCAAAGACGTGTCCGGAATCCGGGATCTGGCCCGGAACGTGCCTGGAGGCGCCGCCCCCCCCGGTAA
- a CDS encoding threonine synthase, with protein MNYISSRGRTAPVSSAQAIKSGLAPDGGLFVPGKTVTVAAPERWAGLGYHALAIEILSLFLTDFTSGELHRAIDAAYRTGKFAAPEVVTLHQLAPPLHFLELWHGPTCAFKDIALQLLPHLLVRSMEKTGEDAGILILVATSGDTGKAALEGFRDVERTRIIVFYPQEGVSEIQKQQMITQEGKNVSVIAVQGNFDDAQSGVKAIFADDSMRKKIAARGYKFSSANSINWGRLLPQIVYYFYAWLTLLGKGNIKQGEPINFVVPSGNFGNILAAYYAKRMGLPIGRLICATNRNDVLAEFIRTGIYDRRRDFVRTISPSMDILISSNLERLLFELTDRDPERVSRWMGELQSRGLYKVDPATAALIGEIFFSASADDHETIATIRRVYNEYGYPLDTHTAVGMAVHEKYLKVTADTAVTVIASTASPFKFNTSVAHALLDAEQIRGRTEYELLDMVARKTGQSIPAGLHRLEERTIRHHTVVDKDRMAGAILDTDF; from the coding sequence ATGAACTATATCAGCAGCAGAGGGAGAACCGCACCCGTTTCTTCGGCACAGGCCATCAAGTCGGGGCTAGCGCCTGATGGCGGGCTTTTTGTCCCCGGCAAGACCGTTACAGTTGCCGCCCCCGAAAGATGGGCGGGCCTCGGCTACCATGCCCTTGCCATCGAGATACTGAGCCTCTTTCTGACAGATTTCACCTCCGGGGAGTTGCACCGGGCAATCGATGCTGCCTACCGCACGGGAAAATTTGCTGCTCCCGAAGTGGTAACCCTGCATCAACTTGCCCCCCCGCTCCATTTTCTGGAGCTCTGGCACGGCCCCACCTGTGCCTTCAAGGATATCGCCCTGCAGCTGCTGCCTCATCTACTGGTCAGATCCATGGAAAAAACGGGGGAGGATGCCGGTATCCTCATCCTTGTAGCCACCTCGGGAGATACGGGCAAGGCTGCCCTGGAAGGATTCCGCGATGTTGAGCGCACCAGGATCATCGTCTTCTACCCGCAGGAAGGGGTGAGCGAGATCCAGAAGCAGCAGATGATCACCCAGGAAGGGAAAAACGTCTCCGTGATCGCCGTGCAAGGAAATTTTGACGATGCCCAGTCCGGAGTAAAAGCTATCTTCGCCGATGATTCCATGCGGAAGAAGATCGCCGCCCGGGGCTACAAGTTTTCTTCGGCCAACTCCATCAACTGGGGGCGCCTGTTACCCCAGATCGTCTATTATTTTTACGCCTGGCTCACCCTCCTGGGAAAAGGAAATATCAAGCAGGGGGAACCGATCAATTTTGTCGTCCCCAGCGGCAATTTCGGCAATATCCTTGCCGCCTATTATGCCAAACGCATGGGACTGCCCATCGGGCGGCTCATCTGCGCCACCAATCGCAACGATGTGCTGGCAGAATTTATCCGCACCGGGATCTACGACCGTCGGCGTGATTTTGTACGTACCATCTCTCCGTCAATGGACATCTTGATCTCCAGCAACCTGGAAAGATTGCTTTTCGAACTCACCGATCGGGATCCCGAAAGAGTATCCCGGTGGATGGGTGAACTGCAATCCCGCGGCCTTTACAAGGTTGATCCGGCCACGGCAGCCCTCATCGGTGAAATTTTCTTCTCCGCCTCCGCTGACGATCATGAAACAATAGCCACCATCCGCCGTGTTTACAATGAATATGGTTACCCCCTCGACACCCACACCGCGGTGGGTATGGCTGTCCATGAAAAATACCTGAAGGTCACGGCGGACACCGCCGTGACCGTGATCGCCTCCACGGCCAGCCCCTTCAAATTCAACACCAGCGTGGCCCATGCACTTCTTGATGCCGAACAGATCAGGGGCAGAACAGAATACGAACTCCTGGATATGGTAGCCCGGAAAACGGGCCAATCAATCCCCGCGGGATTGCACCGCCTGGAGGAAAGAACAATCAGGCACCACACCGTGGTCGATAAGGACCGCATGGCCGGAGCAATCCTCGACACCGATTTTTAG
- a CDS encoding DUF5320 family protein, with translation MKMNRGYFGYGYGRGRGAGFGRGAGFGRGAGFGRGAGFGRGAGFGRGWGRGLGLCRQWFYNYGPGPGAYPHLSDSERAELLRMEADALQAELDEVKLEIDQLEKPADE, from the coding sequence ATGAAAATGAACAGAGGTTATTTTGGATACGGCTACGGTAGAGGACGTGGTGCCGGGTTTGGACGTGGTGCCGGGTTTGGACGTGGTGCCGGGTTTGGACGTGGTGCCGGATTTGGACGCGGTGCCGGATTTGGACGCGGATGGGGGCGCGGCCTGGGACTCTGCCGTCAATGGTTCTACAACTACGGGCCCGGCCCCGGAGCCTACCCCCACCTCTCTGATTCCGAAAGAGCGGAACTGCTCAGGATGGAAGCGGATGCACTCCAGGCCGAACTTGATGAAGTAAAACTCGAAATTGATCAACTGGAAAAACCCGCAGATGAATAA